One Terriglobia bacterium genomic region harbors:
- a CDS encoding universal stress protein — MFSISKILLPIDFSERSAGAARFAIHLARHFNSELALLHVFEPPGEFGKIEGAPVLEDLLVELQAGSQRTLDAFMKTEFQDLKVTRTMLHGDPAGKIVEYTLSEKPDLIMMATHGYGPFRRFLLGSVTAKVLHDAKCPIWTGTHVEAFHSLESARPGHIVCAIDLGPQSRHTLDWAARMADDMKAPMTIVHVITSLDPHTQTYYLSPEWRKDVSDEALASLGELKKDMGIKAEVKLEFGDVHKGVCHAAATLKADLLVINRGVDGGSGGRLRTYAYAIIRDSSCPVVSV, encoded by the coding sequence ATGTTCTCGATATCCAAGATCCTACTCCCGATCGATTTCTCTGAACGAAGTGCTGGAGCGGCCCGATTTGCGATCCATCTGGCGCGGCATTTTAATTCAGAACTTGCACTCTTGCATGTTTTCGAACCCCCGGGAGAGTTCGGAAAGATTGAAGGCGCGCCCGTGCTGGAGGATTTGCTCGTTGAGTTGCAGGCCGGCTCGCAGCGGACCTTGGACGCCTTCATGAAGACGGAGTTCCAGGATCTCAAGGTCACTCGCACCATGCTCCATGGTGATCCCGCCGGGAAGATTGTGGAATACACCCTCTCCGAAAAGCCTGATCTGATCATGATGGCGACACACGGCTACGGACCCTTCCGTCGATTCCTGCTGGGGTCAGTCACGGCAAAAGTGTTGCACGACGCCAAATGCCCCATTTGGACGGGAACGCATGTGGAGGCGTTTCACTCGCTTGAGTCAGCCAGGCCCGGCCACATTGTCTGCGCCATCGATCTGGGTCCTCAAAGCAGACACACCCTAGATTGGGCTGCACGGATGGCAGACGATATGAAAGCTCCTATGACGATCGTCCATGTGATCACCTCGCTCGACCCGCATACACAAACCTACTATCTTTCCCCCGAGTGGCGGAAAGACGTCAGCGACGAGGCCTTGGCGTCGCTTGGAGAACTCAAGAAGGACATGGGGATCAAGGCCGAGGTGAAGCTGGAATTCGGGGACGTTCACAAAGGGGTCTGTCATGCAGCCGCCACTTTGAAGGCCGATCTCCTGGTGATCAACCGAGGCGTGGATGGAGGTTCGGGAGGACGGTTGCGGACTTATGCCTACGCGATCATCAGGGACTCTTCGTGCCCGGTGGTTAGTGTGTAA
- a CDS encoding tetratricopeptide repeat protein translates to MALRLPRLRVFLLLSILFLPAGMAAVVDVPAFLNVIPGTTTKAEVDLSFGESLRRVKPDAELYEYAPPAEANIFDHLVITFFADTKQVARLDAYFKSPHSADSIRTDMQLGKRVLSRDRSEGGVEEFYYPKFNGLLFNSKAPDAPTVAVSYFSPRYLADIYVSRCSELLRTKRYSEASDEADKAVVVDPDYARGYLAQGWSYQSQKNYDEAIVRFLAASNAKYAPHGKGEAHTWLGLMYWNHKNLADKAQEEFQKGVSTAPDDYYTHYQYGRFLRAQKQMDRALVELARAVELSPRYADARLDLAAAYYEKKDYAKAAPHYEWLSQWAESEATVDRDDNFKSLIHFNFAYTLAETGKQDRAIEIYQLALKKNPKFVNALNNLGAQYQALKNYPKAEEYYRAGLRLEPKNFLLNRNLARVLLDRGQFEEARQQAESALSLKPDDVWTMIDVAHAWASLGKKRQALSWIEKAVAAGFRDKNELTNDRYFEGIRNQGDFKKLVAQLP, encoded by the coding sequence ATGGCTCTTCGTCTGCCTCGATTAAGGGTCTTTCTGCTCCTGTCGATTCTCTTTCTTCCGGCGGGCATGGCGGCTGTGGTGGACGTTCCCGCTTTTCTGAATGTAATCCCCGGGACAACCACAAAGGCCGAGGTCGACCTTTCGTTCGGAGAATCCTTGCGGAGGGTGAAGCCTGACGCCGAACTGTATGAATACGCGCCACCGGCCGAAGCCAATATTTTTGACCACCTGGTCATTACTTTTTTTGCCGACACCAAACAGGTCGCGCGGCTGGACGCTTATTTCAAGTCGCCACACTCCGCCGATTCGATTCGAACCGACATGCAGCTGGGAAAAAGGGTTCTGTCCCGTGATCGATCTGAGGGCGGGGTGGAGGAGTTTTATTATCCCAAGTTCAACGGTCTCCTCTTCAACAGTAAAGCGCCCGACGCCCCCACCGTCGCCGTCTCCTATTTCAGCCCCAGATACCTGGCGGACATCTATGTCTCCCGCTGCAGTGAACTGCTTCGCACCAAGCGATACAGCGAAGCCAGCGACGAGGCCGACAAAGCCGTGGTCGTAGATCCGGACTATGCCCGCGGCTACCTGGCCCAGGGTTGGTCCTATCAATCCCAAAAAAACTATGATGAGGCTATCGTCCGATTTCTGGCCGCTTCAAATGCCAAGTACGCCCCCCACGGCAAGGGGGAGGCACACACCTGGCTGGGATTGATGTACTGGAACCATAAGAATCTGGCGGATAAAGCCCAGGAAGAATTTCAAAAAGGCGTTTCGACGGCCCCCGATGATTACTATACCCATTATCAATACGGCCGGTTCTTGCGGGCACAAAAACAGATGGATCGGGCCCTCGTGGAACTGGCCCGGGCCGTCGAATTAAGTCCCCGATATGCCGATGCGCGCCTGGACCTGGCCGCTGCGTACTACGAAAAGAAGGACTACGCCAAGGCGGCCCCTCACTATGAATGGTTGAGTCAATGGGCGGAATCCGAAGCGACCGTAGATCGCGATGATAATTTCAAGAGCCTGATTCACTTTAACTTTGCGTACACGCTGGCCGAAACGGGCAAACAGGACCGCGCCATCGAAATCTACCAGCTGGCGCTCAAAAAAAATCCTAAGTTTGTCAACGCTCTAAACAATTTGGGGGCTCAGTACCAGGCCCTCAAGAACTATCCCAAAGCGGAAGAGTATTACCGGGCCGGATTGAGACTTGAGCCGAAAAACTTCCTTCTCAATCGGAACCTCGCTCGTGTTTTGTTGGATCGGGGACAATTCGAGGAGGCGCGGCAACAGGCCGAGTCGGCCCTCAGTTTAAAGCCCGATGATGTCTGGACCATGATCGACGTCGCCCACGCCTGGGCCTCCCTGGGAAAGAAGAGACAGGCGCTGAGTTGGATTGAGAAGGCGGTGGCCGCCGGTTTTCGCGACAAAAACGAGCTGACGAACGACCGGTATTTTGAAGGCATCCGCAACCAGGGTGACTTTAAGAAATTGGTCGCACAGTTGCCGTAA
- a CDS encoding PAS domain S-box protein has product MAGKVIDIEDRRIIEETTHLLSSNVFSSSDAIVSKDWDGTILSWNQGAEEIYGYDADEMIGRSNTFLRSAKSPDDFPEFVKRLKGGRPVETCEAEWTRKDGRRITVSLTIFPIRDASGDVVGTVSIGQDITSRKQAEASIRESEAELKEAQRLAQLGSWTWSVDTDRVTWSDELYSMVGGDPRLPSPNFKEHSRLYTRESWDRLKSAVEKTLKTGEPYELELELVRPDGTLRWTSARGEARRDDSGRVTRLQGTLQDITERKRAEDRICESEANLAAAQRLAHVGSWELDMTNLEDVDQNALHWSDEVFRIFGYEPHQIRVSNETFFQAVHPDDRTRIHEAVAAALEQRKPYSIDHRIVLPSGEERVVHEQSELVCDPNSGRLLKMQGTVQDITERKRAEEALRESERRLSTLISNLPGIAYRCKNDRTWTMEFISDGCFELTGYTAEDLTQNRKLSFNDLIHPEHQGPAWTDIQGALTQRRPFQLTYRIRTAQGQTKWVWEHGRGVYSEEGELLALEGFITDITESMQTERERRIIFEISEGINQTANLDELLQRIHQTLQKAVYAENFFIALYDKKQELFEFPYFVDQFDPPPNPVKVGRSRTAYVFRTGQPIVMTERIFQGLVREGELELVGTPPAVWLGVPLRTLEETIGVLVVQHYSNPNAYSPRDLEFLTSVGNQIALAIERKRSEEEVLLQKARFQSLFENAPVGIVMLDDQDRIVRTNGAFEKLFDWSLEEIQGKFINDVVVPPDLRVEANEISRKNLEGVSVEMETLRRRRDGTRVPVHLFGVPLISKQKQIGIYAIYADLTESKQLTDQLRQAQKMEAIGRLAGGVAHDFNNLLTSIIGYSQLVLGRLGDDHPLGRNLEEVIKAGERAARLTSQLLAFSRKQILQPVILNLNTVVSDMDKMLRRLIGEDIELVTLLDPALGYVKADADQMGQIIMNLAVNSRDAMPHGGKLTIQTSNINPEDASSKTHSGIESGPCVMLTISDTGCGMDREVLSHVFEPFFTTKELGKGTGLGLSTVYGIVQQSGGWIEVFSELDVGTTFKVYLSRVFEEPQKSKGTLSQANLGAETILVVEDEEGVRSLVRSILEMKGYEVLDAGNAEVALELLAQSQHPIDMLLTDVIMPRISGVELARRFKSQYPQVKVLFMSGYTDTALTNHGVLESGTALIEKPFTPHALAQKVREVLDA; this is encoded by the coding sequence ATGGCTGGCAAAGTAATTGACATAGAAGATCGGAGAATAATTGAAGAGACGACCCATCTCTTGAGTTCAAACGTTTTCTCCTCTTCTGATGCCATCGTTAGCAAGGACTGGGATGGGACTATTCTCAGCTGGAACCAGGGTGCTGAGGAGATCTACGGCTATGACGCCGACGAAATGATCGGTCGATCCAATACCTTCCTGCGCTCCGCGAAAAGCCCTGATGATTTCCCTGAATTTGTGAAGAGACTTAAAGGCGGCCGGCCGGTCGAGACTTGCGAGGCGGAATGGACCAGGAAAGACGGCCGCCGGATTACGGTGTCATTGACGATCTTTCCCATCCGGGACGCAAGCGGCGACGTTGTGGGAACGGTGTCGATAGGTCAGGACATCACCAGCCGCAAGCAGGCGGAGGCTTCAATCCGGGAAAGTGAAGCCGAGCTCAAAGAGGCCCAGCGCCTGGCGCAGCTTGGGAGCTGGACCTGGAGTGTCGACACCGACAGGGTTACATGGTCAGACGAGCTCTACAGCATGGTCGGCGGCGATCCTCGACTCCCATCCCCCAATTTCAAAGAGCATTCCCGGTTGTACACTCGTGAAAGTTGGGATCGCCTCAAGAGTGCCGTCGAAAAAACGCTCAAAACGGGTGAGCCCTATGAACTGGAACTGGAACTTGTCCGTCCGGATGGTACTCTTCGATGGACGAGTGCGCGCGGTGAAGCCCGGCGGGACGACTCCGGCCGCGTCACCCGACTGCAAGGCACCCTTCAGGACATCACCGAACGCAAGCGGGCGGAAGATAGGATTTGCGAGAGCGAAGCTAATCTCGCCGCCGCCCAAAGGCTCGCTCACGTGGGCAGTTGGGAACTGGACATGACCAACCTGGAGGACGTGGACCAGAACGCATTGCACTGGTCGGATGAAGTCTTTCGCATCTTCGGGTATGAGCCCCATCAGATCAGGGTCTCGAATGAGACCTTCTTCCAGGCCGTCCATCCGGACGACCGGACACGCATTCATGAAGCCGTGGCGGCAGCCCTCGAACAAAGAAAGCCTTACAGCATTGACCACCGGATCGTCCTGCCCAGTGGCGAGGAACGGGTGGTTCATGAGCAGTCGGAGTTGGTCTGCGACCCGAACTCGGGACGACTGCTGAAAATGCAGGGAACGGTCCAGGACATCACGGAGCGCAAGCGCGCGGAAGAGGCGCTGCGCGAGAGCGAACGACGCCTCTCCACCTTGATTTCCAACCTCCCCGGAATTGCGTACCGGTGCAAGAACGATCGCACGTGGACGATGGAATTCATCAGTGACGGCTGTTTCGAACTCACGGGATACACGGCCGAAGATCTGACGCAAAACCGCAAGCTGAGTTTCAACGATTTGATCCACCCAGAGCACCAGGGACCCGCCTGGACCGACATCCAGGGAGCGTTGACCCAAAGGCGCCCTTTTCAGCTTACTTATCGCATCCGAACAGCTCAAGGCCAAACCAAGTGGGTCTGGGAGCATGGCCGGGGCGTCTACTCCGAAGAGGGAGAACTGCTCGCGCTGGAGGGGTTCATTACCGACATCACGGAGTCGATGCAGACGGAACGGGAGCGCCGGATCATTTTTGAGATCAGTGAGGGCATCAACCAGACGGCGAACCTCGACGAGTTGCTGCAGCGAATTCATCAAACGCTTCAGAAGGCGGTCTATGCCGAGAACTTCTTTATCGCCCTCTACGATAAGAAGCAGGAGCTTTTCGAATTCCCCTACTTTGTCGATCAATTCGATCCCCCACCCAACCCCGTCAAGGTGGGCCGAAGTCGAACCGCCTATGTATTCCGGACGGGCCAGCCGATCGTGATGACGGAACGAATCTTTCAAGGGCTGGTCCGGGAAGGCGAGTTGGAACTGGTGGGAACCCCGCCGGCGGTATGGCTCGGCGTCCCTCTCAGGACCCTGGAAGAAACGATCGGAGTCCTTGTCGTTCAACATTACTCGAATCCCAATGCCTACTCCCCGAGAGACCTGGAGTTCCTGACCTCGGTGGGGAACCAGATCGCCCTCGCCATTGAGCGCAAGCGTTCGGAAGAAGAGGTGCTCCTCCAGAAGGCGCGTTTTCAATCGCTCTTTGAGAATGCCCCCGTGGGAATCGTCATGCTGGATGACCAGGACCGGATCGTTCGGACGAACGGGGCGTTCGAGAAGCTGTTTGATTGGTCGCTGGAGGAGATTCAAGGAAAGTTCATCAATGATGTCGTCGTACCACCGGATTTGCGGGTCGAGGCCAATGAAATATCCAGGAAGAATTTAGAGGGAGTATCGGTGGAGATGGAGACGCTCCGGCGGCGCCGGGACGGAACTCGAGTTCCAGTGCATCTGTTTGGAGTTCCCTTGATCTCCAAGCAGAAACAGATCGGGATCTATGCGATCTATGCGGATTTGACTGAATCCAAGCAGCTCACCGACCAGCTCCGGCAGGCCCAGAAAATGGAGGCCATCGGGCGATTGGCGGGGGGCGTGGCCCATGACTTCAACAATCTGTTGACTTCGATCATCGGGTACAGCCAGCTCGTCCTGGGACGGCTGGGGGATGACCATCCCTTGGGCAGAAACCTTGAGGAGGTCATTAAAGCAGGGGAACGGGCCGCGAGGTTGACGAGCCAACTGCTGGCCTTCAGTCGAAAACAAATCCTTCAGCCCGTGATCCTCAACCTCAATACAGTCGTGTCGGACATGGACAAGATGCTCCGCCGGCTCATCGGGGAAGACATTGAGCTGGTCACTCTACTGGATCCCGCGCTGGGGTATGTCAAAGCGGACGCGGACCAGATGGGTCAAATCATCATGAACCTGGCGGTCAATTCACGGGATGCCATGCCTCACGGCGGCAAACTGACCATCCAAACTTCAAATATCAATCCCGAGGATGCCTCCTCGAAAACGCACTCCGGAATTGAGTCCGGCCCGTGCGTGATGTTGACGATCAGCGACACCGGATGCGGCATGGATCGGGAAGTCCTCTCCCATGTGTTTGAACCTTTCTTCACCACCAAGGAGCTGGGCAAAGGGACGGGGCTCGGGTTGTCCACTGTGTACGGGATCGTCCAGCAAAGCGGGGGCTGGATCGAAGTGTTCAGCGAACTCGACGTGGGCACAACCTTTAAGGTGTATTTGTCTCGAGTCTTCGAAGAGCCTCAAAAGTCGAAGGGAACACTTTCTCAAGCCAACCTGGGGGCGGAAACCATACTCGTGGTGGAGGATGAAGAAGGAGTCCGGAGTCTTGTCCGAAGCATCCTGGAAATGAAAGGGTACGAAGTCCTGGACGCAGGAAATGCCGAGGTGGCCCTTGAACTGCTCGCGCAGTCTCAGCACCCGATCGACATGTTGCTGACCGACGTGATCATGCCGAGGATCAGCGGAGTGGAATTGGCCCGGCGATTCAAATCGCAGTACCCCCAGGTGAAGGTCCTTTTCATGTCGGGGTACACGGACACCGCGCTTACCAATCATGGCGTCTTAGAATCGGGCACCGCCCTGATCGAAAAACCATTTACTCCCCACGCCCTGGCTCAAAAGGTCCGCGAAGTACTCGATGCCTGA
- a CDS encoding VWA domain-containing protein, whose product MKTKKWLKGSCLGVFAAGLLLCAVNVLEVSGSQAVSAQAGPAGAAPAPQSKQQAPLTNENVIRVEVPIVTIDVVVKDKKGKPVAGLTKDDFEIREDEALQEIRHFEYYSEDTPVAQFASITTDQPMGAERMNYILFLFDNTSMDFASQERAQKAAARFIDESLRPGDLVAIVNYRYSMQIVQNFSDNKARLARALGVIVGSEGSGVPEPGTDAAASPPFSRAQQNLRSLGSQFDARNMMLGMRDLFNSLRGVKGKKSLIVFSGGVTLSADNSIDLIAAIDAANKANVTVYTIDAKGLGTDQPAAPPNPRRIGFNFPSPILSGSFVNSFQAPPPRGGGAPGGRGEPAPPPSGGTPGGSRPGGGTPGGTPGGTPGGGRPGGTPGGTPGDNPRGTPGTNPADNRNQTNPNNPLDQQILNDRRLDQLTLNQLKDVLLSMAVETGGFYIRNTNDFGPGLQAIKSEMRNFYSLGYEPNNKNHDGKFRSIRVELRKKGLQVKYRKGYFDRKSQDALAGTPAEKPLNSAIGESVPLTALPLRLVSDYFYEGAGKARIPVTLQLPISKLKMKKAKALRSNAIDVLGVAFREDGSTAARFSDTIQFKMNEDRVKNLPEDATLSIPNYFNLVPGKYRIKVAAHEEGDLVGTVEQSIEIPPYGGNLFATSSLVLSGEVRALSTLMNKLESELLDEKDPLISNGMKIYQSPARKFVRGGQMCLYFTLYNPALDPTLKKPAVLVSYSFISDGKLVFQSPLSLITELPPVENGVLPVGMWIPLQELPLGHYIAHVTVRDGVTNATRYLTDQFDVVAPLKDPGAN is encoded by the coding sequence ATGAAAACAAAGAAATGGCTGAAGGGTTCCTGCCTGGGGGTCTTTGCGGCGGGGCTCCTGCTGTGCGCCGTCAATGTCCTCGAGGTGTCCGGTTCCCAAGCGGTGTCAGCTCAAGCCGGACCGGCGGGAGCGGCTCCAGCTCCTCAATCCAAGCAACAAGCTCCTCTCACGAATGAAAACGTCATTCGCGTTGAGGTCCCTATCGTCACTATCGACGTCGTCGTCAAAGACAAGAAGGGAAAACCCGTCGCGGGGCTAACTAAAGACGACTTTGAAATTCGAGAAGACGAAGCGCTGCAGGAGATCCGCCATTTTGAATACTACAGCGAAGATACGCCGGTCGCGCAGTTCGCCTCCATTACCACTGACCAGCCCATGGGCGCCGAGCGGATGAACTACATCCTGTTCCTTTTCGACAACACCTCCATGGATTTCGCGAGCCAGGAGCGGGCCCAAAAGGCCGCGGCGCGATTCATTGACGAGAGCCTCCGTCCCGGAGATCTGGTGGCCATCGTCAACTACCGGTACTCCATGCAAATCGTCCAGAATTTTTCCGACAACAAGGCCCGTCTCGCCCGGGCCCTGGGTGTCATTGTCGGGTCGGAGGGATCAGGAGTGCCCGAACCGGGGACGGATGCCGCCGCGAGTCCCCCGTTCAGCCGTGCGCAACAGAATCTCCGGTCGCTCGGCAGTCAATTCGATGCTCGAAACATGATGCTGGGGATGCGAGACCTTTTCAATTCCCTCCGCGGGGTGAAAGGCAAGAAATCCCTCATTGTTTTTTCGGGTGGAGTTACGCTCTCCGCCGACAACAGCATCGATTTGATTGCAGCGATTGATGCCGCCAACAAGGCCAATGTCACCGTTTACACTATTGATGCGAAGGGTCTGGGGACGGATCAGCCCGCCGCACCGCCGAATCCACGCCGTATTGGATTCAACTTTCCTTCTCCTATTCTTTCCGGATCATTTGTCAACTCCTTCCAAGCACCGCCCCCGCGCGGCGGGGGCGCGCCCGGGGGACGCGGTGAGCCCGCACCCCCACCCAGCGGTGGGACTCCCGGAGGTAGCCGACCCGGCGGTGGCACGCCCGGGGGAACGCCGGGAGGGACTCCCGGCGGCGGCAGGCCCGGCGGTACACCCGGGGGAACGCCCGGCGATAATCCTCGTGGAACCCCGGGAACCAATCCTGCCGACAATCGCAATCAGACAAACCCCAACAATCCGCTGGATCAGCAGATCCTCAATGACCGCCGCCTCGACCAGTTGACCCTCAATCAGCTCAAAGATGTTCTTCTCAGCATGGCGGTCGAAACGGGAGGGTTCTACATCCGAAATACGAACGACTTTGGCCCCGGACTCCAGGCGATCAAATCGGAGATGCGCAATTTCTATTCCCTCGGGTACGAGCCCAACAATAAAAACCACGATGGAAAGTTTCGCTCCATTAGGGTGGAACTCCGGAAGAAAGGTCTCCAGGTCAAGTATCGCAAGGGTTATTTTGACCGGAAGTCCCAGGACGCACTGGCCGGAACGCCGGCCGAGAAGCCGCTCAACAGCGCGATCGGAGAGAGTGTCCCACTTACGGCCCTCCCGCTTCGTCTCGTCAGCGACTACTTTTACGAAGGGGCCGGCAAAGCGCGGATCCCGGTGACCCTCCAGCTCCCGATTTCCAAATTGAAAATGAAGAAAGCGAAGGCCCTGCGCAGCAATGCCATCGACGTCCTGGGAGTGGCGTTTCGCGAAGATGGCTCCACGGCGGCCCGCTTCAGCGATACCATCCAGTTCAAGATGAACGAAGACCGGGTTAAGAACCTTCCTGAAGACGCAACCCTGAGCATCCCCAACTACTTTAACCTGGTTCCTGGAAAATACCGGATCAAGGTGGCTGCTCATGAGGAAGGCGATCTGGTCGGGACGGTCGAGCAGTCGATTGAAATCCCCCCGTATGGAGGAAACCTGTTTGCCACCAGCAGTCTCGTTTTGAGCGGTGAAGTGCGCGCCCTCTCCACCCTGATGAACAAACTGGAGTCGGAACTGCTTGACGAGAAGGACCCCCTGATTTCCAACGGCATGAAAATCTATCAATCGCCTGCCAGAAAATTTGTCCGGGGCGGCCAGATGTGCCTGTATTTTACGCTTTACAATCCGGCCCTGGACCCCACTCTGAAGAAGCCGGCCGTGCTCGTGAGTTACTCTTTTATCTCCGACGGAAAATTAGTTTTTCAATCCCCGCTCTCGCTGATCACAGAGCTTCCTCCCGTCGAAAATGGGGTGCTTCCGGTGGGGATGTGGATTCCCTTGCAGGAGCTTCCCCTCGGCCATTACATCGCGCACGTGACGGTTCGAGATGGTGTGACAAACGCCACACGGTATCTCACCGACCAGTTCGATGTTGTGGCTCCTTTGAAGGATCCCGGAGCGAACTGA